A window of Pyrobaculum aerophilum str. IM2 contains these coding sequences:
- a CDS encoding ATP-grasp domain-containing protein, with amino-acid sequence MAVAIVAESQTPDEPTRDIYFEVKKRGLPVRYIPIQRLSVKIYNGEAIVETRRGPLEPSAVVIRGLGYVIDTNTLMRRVSALRILERKGAVAINPVDALLNCRNKLETVYLLSKAGIPVPPTVATEDLYYGYVTARDMGRVVLKPIQGSRGYGAMMFEDAEQAFQVMRTLLIAKNPLYIQKYIEKPNRDIRIIVVDGRAIGCMYRVSSSWKTNIAQGALGVPCELNPELEELAVKATHTMGLVYSGVDIGEGKEGYVVFEVNASPDWRGFKQATGINPAVHIAEYIERVVKR; translated from the coding sequence ATGGCCGTAGCCATCGTCGCGGAGTCGCAAACGCCAGATGAGCCGACGAGAGATATATACTTCGAGGTAAAGAAGAGGGGGCTTCCCGTGCGTTACATACCTATTCAACGCCTTTCTGTTAAGATTTACAACGGCGAGGCAATTGTGGAAACTCGCAGAGGGCCGCTAGAGCCCTCCGCAGTAGTGATCAGGGGGCTTGGATACGTAATTGATACAAATACGCTTATGAGGAGAGTTTCCGCGTTGAGGATTTTAGAGAGGAAGGGAGCCGTGGCCATAAACCCCGTAGATGCCCTTTTAAACTGTAGAAATAAGTTGGAGACGGTATATCTCCTAAGCAAGGCGGGGATACCGGTGCCTCCTACCGTGGCGACTGAGGATCTCTACTACGGCTACGTAACGGCAAGAGACATGGGAAGAGTTGTGCTGAAGCCTATACAAGGCAGTAGGGGATATGGCGCCATGATGTTTGAAGACGCAGAACAGGCCTTTCAAGTAATGAGGACGTTGCTAATAGCCAAAAATCCCCTCTACATACAAAAATATATTGAAAAGCCCAATAGAGATATTAGAATAATTGTAGTAGACGGCAGGGCAATTGGATGTATGTATAGAGTCTCTAGCAGCTGGAAGACGAATATAGCCCAGGGAGCATTGGGAGTTCCCTGCGAGCTCAATCCAGAGCTTGAAGAGCTGGCAGTAAAGGCCACTCACACAATGGGCCTCGTCTACTCAGGCGTGGACATCGGAGAGGGGAAGGAGGGATACGTGGTGTTTGAAGTGAATGCCAGCCCCGACTGGCGCGGCTTTAAACAAGCCACTGGCATAAACCCAGCGGTGCACATCGCCGAATATATTGAAAGAGTGGTGAAAAGGTAA
- the udg gene encoding type-4 uracil-DNA glycosylase codes for MDLQKLHELIKNCDKCPLHKYRKNAVPGEGEMKLGVMIVGEAPGASEDEAGRPFVGAAGQLLTEALSRLGVRRGDVFITNVVKCRPPNNRTPNREEVEACLPYLIQQIGILKPRRIIALGLISAKALMELMGRRAEKLGDVKGKCYQGRIAGVQVELCITYHPAAVLRKPALRGEFQKDLAMFFGGGLDRFLDPSK; via the coding sequence GTGGATTTGCAAAAGCTTCATGAGTTAATAAAAAACTGCGATAAATGCCCACTGCATAAATACCGCAAAAACGCCGTCCCTGGCGAGGGCGAGATGAAATTGGGGGTAATGATTGTCGGCGAGGCGCCGGGCGCGTCTGAAGACGAGGCAGGCCGGCCGTTTGTAGGAGCGGCGGGACAGCTGTTAACTGAGGCGCTGAGCCGCTTAGGCGTGAGGCGAGGCGATGTGTTTATCACTAACGTAGTTAAGTGCAGGCCGCCGAATAACCGCACGCCCAATAGGGAGGAGGTTGAGGCGTGTCTCCCGTACCTCATACAACAGATAGGCATTTTAAAGCCCAGGAGGATAATTGCGCTTGGGCTCATAAGCGCAAAGGCCCTTATGGAGCTCATGGGGAGAAGGGCTGAGAAGCTGGGCGACGTCAAGGGGAAGTGCTACCAGGGCAGAATAGCCGGAGTTCAAGTGGAGTTGTGTATTACATACCACCCAGCGGCGGTATTGAGAAAGCCGGCATTGAGGGGCGAGTTTCAAAAAGATTTGGCCATGTTCTTCGGCGGGGGGCTTGACCGCTTCTTAGACCCGTCTAAGTGA
- a CDS encoding DUF2070 family protein, with protein MRTFERSYSLIFGRSPRKLAFYATAFLIILAALKSLSQPAALLLYIAYGGAILTILMLADRAVINLRRSYYIAVISTLLVAFFDVIFQKPVLSFALVGSTASALVLQSLKCKSPVYILPLVLTALIYYLMGSVSLLLLSAVYIAVLYLFRIVVNKMAGGLDAMCMFSSFLYAVFAEDDVLEDAFKELGQREKVPIHLFLIGGSHVVLVSDFHPGPFRHIGGGMLVDVLHREVGKMGYRLTFLHGVGSHERDPVSRDSVQRIVESVKSALASMHNGALPAGVRPLKVEVGDVKLVGLSLGTPPHLAIVSRVRSASDDIPTWVSKLVDPGEYILVDAQNKFNGAVQWRDEDVISLSRGLKALHEAGACRSFKIGVGHAATEHLVPLGYEIGPAGVSAIVGDCDGARSLLIVFDGNNIDSALYDKLVKAYERRGYSVVEVVTTDTHRATGVGIGRGYRIVGERLSHGAILEVVEKAVLEAEKNLAPLPVAYRRVEVEAEVLGEEGFRKIQKAVKMYKKVGVIVILAVFVLPSLVIALLA; from the coding sequence ATGAGAACTTTTGAGCGGAGTTATTCGCTTATTTTTGGACGATCTCCTAGAAAACTGGCCTTTTATGCCACTGCGTTCTTAATAATCCTCGCCGCTTTAAAAAGCTTGTCTCAGCCTGCGGCGTTGCTTTTATATATTGCCTATGGAGGCGCCATATTGACAATTTTAATGCTAGCGGACCGCGCTGTTATAAACTTAAGGCGGTCTTACTACATAGCGGTTATCTCAACGCTACTAGTTGCCTTCTTCGACGTGATCTTCCAAAAGCCAGTTCTGTCATTTGCCCTTGTGGGCTCAACTGCCAGCGCGTTAGTACTGCAGTCGCTTAAGTGCAAAAGCCCCGTTTACATTTTGCCTCTTGTATTGACGGCGTTAATTTACTACCTAATGGGTAGCGTGAGCCTCTTGTTGCTCTCCGCGGTTTACATAGCAGTGCTCTACTTGTTTAGAATAGTTGTGAATAAAATGGCGGGGGGCCTAGATGCGATGTGCATGTTCTCAAGTTTCCTGTACGCAGTATTTGCAGAAGACGACGTATTAGAAGACGCCTTTAAAGAGCTAGGACAACGGGAGAAAGTGCCTATACACCTCTTTTTAATAGGCGGAAGCCACGTGGTTTTAGTAAGCGACTTCCACCCAGGCCCCTTTAGGCACATTGGCGGGGGAATGTTAGTCGACGTGTTGCACAGAGAAGTGGGGAAAATGGGCTATCGCCTCACGTTCTTACACGGAGTGGGCAGCCACGAGCGCGATCCTGTTAGCAGAGATTCTGTCCAACGTATTGTGGAGTCTGTGAAATCCGCCCTCGCCTCTATGCACAACGGGGCTCTCCCCGCCGGCGTTCGCCCCCTAAAAGTAGAGGTAGGCGATGTTAAATTAGTTGGCCTAAGCTTGGGAACGCCTCCGCATCTGGCTATTGTAAGTAGAGTTCGCTCGGCCTCTGACGACATCCCCACTTGGGTGAGCAAGCTTGTAGACCCCGGGGAGTATATACTAGTCGACGCACAAAATAAATTCAACGGGGCAGTCCAGTGGAGAGATGAAGACGTTATTTCACTGTCAAGAGGCTTAAAGGCGTTGCACGAGGCTGGGGCTTGCCGCTCTTTTAAAATAGGCGTTGGACACGCCGCGACAGAGCACTTAGTTCCCTTGGGCTATGAGATAGGCCCCGCTGGCGTCTCAGCTATAGTAGGGGACTGCGACGGGGCGAGGAGCTTATTAATAGTCTTTGACGGAAATAACATAGACAGCGCCTTGTATGACAAACTAGTTAAGGCCTATGAAAGGCGTGGATACAGCGTGGTGGAGGTAGTAACCACAGACACCCACAGGGCCACTGGGGTGGGCATTGGCCGTGGGTATAGAATTGTGGGAGAGCGCCTCAGCCACGGCGCGATTTTAGAAGTTGTAGAAAAGGCAGTTTTAGAGGCGGAAAAAAACCTAGCCCCGCTCCCAGTCGCCTACCGCCGTGTAGAAGTAGAGGCCGAGGTGCTGGGAGAAGAGGGGTTTAGGAAAATTCAAAAGGCCGTGAAGATGTATAAAAAAGTGGGGGTAATTGTAATACTCGCCGTATTCGTGTTGCCGTCTCTGGTCATTGCGCTTTTGGCATAG
- the radA gene encoding DNA repair and recombination protein RadA, translating to MSSKKKKADAEVSQTQATVEVRADVDVEELEGIGRVTGAKLKERGYYTVRDIAFASVKELAEIIGNEDRAQQIIEAARKMLGLHSFISALEVYERRKKIRRISTGVRSLDELLGGGIETRAVTEIVGEFGSGKTQLCHQLAVMVQLPEERGGLGAKAIYIDTENTFRPERIMQIAKARGLDSDQALHNIFYARAYSSDHQMILVEQAKSIIKQHNVALLVVDSVIAHFRSEFPGRENLAERQQKLNKHVADLLRLADAYDVAVVITNQVMAQPDVFFGNPLRPAGGNILAHGATYRLWLRKSKENIRIAKIFDSPYHPEGEVSFRITEEGLVD from the coding sequence GTGTCTTCCAAAAAGAAGAAGGCAGACGCAGAGGTTTCCCAGACGCAAGCTACTGTGGAGGTCCGCGCCGATGTAGATGTAGAAGAACTTGAGGGTATTGGGCGCGTGACTGGGGCTAAATTGAAGGAAAGGGGCTATTACACAGTGCGCGACATAGCCTTTGCCTCAGTGAAAGAACTCGCTGAGATTATCGGCAACGAGGACAGGGCGCAACAGATAATTGAAGCCGCGCGGAAGATGTTAGGACTCCACTCTTTCATCTCAGCGCTGGAGGTATACGAGAGGCGTAAAAAAATCAGGAGAATCTCGACAGGGGTTAGATCGCTTGACGAATTGCTGGGAGGCGGCATTGAGACTAGGGCAGTGACTGAGATAGTGGGCGAGTTCGGCTCCGGGAAGACTCAGTTGTGCCACCAGCTCGCCGTAATGGTGCAACTGCCCGAGGAAAGGGGAGGGCTCGGCGCAAAGGCTATTTATATCGACACTGAGAACACCTTTAGGCCAGAGCGTATAATGCAGATAGCCAAGGCAAGGGGGTTAGATTCAGACCAAGCGTTGCACAATATCTTTTACGCCAGGGCTTACAGCTCTGACCACCAGATGATACTAGTGGAACAAGCCAAGTCTATTATCAAACAACACAACGTGGCGTTGTTAGTAGTGGATTCAGTAATAGCACACTTCAGATCTGAATTCCCCGGTAGGGAAAATCTGGCGGAAAGGCAACAAAAGCTGAATAAACACGTGGCGGACTTATTACGCCTAGCAGACGCCTACGACGTTGCAGTCGTAATTACAAACCAGGTTATGGCACAACCAGATGTGTTCTTCGGCAACCCGCTAAGGCCGGCTGGCGGCAATATATTAGCGCACGGCGCTACGTACCGTCTATGGCTTAGAAAGTCAAAGGAGAACATTAGAATTGCGAAGATATTCGACTCTCCGTATCACCCAGAGGGCGAGGTGTCCTTCCGCATTACAGAGGAGGGGCTAGTCGATTGA
- a CDS encoding B12-binding domain-containing radical SAM protein yields the protein MPLPKVDVILTADRSMMSNYHRKEFLGFGTTGPIFVELPFGLSERFHSYLFAPKLKTDKWGRPVEAPYGMRKIEAKLLDAGINAAVIDPDHVHKYLKHAKILMLSHHDYFGLNPPSSTWGVIVGKEPMNAVFFKRFMERLSPYIWEAKSANGLRVIVGGPAAWQWLYFPELVERWGIDTIFDGEGEKLIVDIVKNALEGKPLPKYVYVGVSEAPSVDEISTIKYPSINGLVEIGRGCPRGCAFCSVTLRAMRWYPLEKIEQELKVNAEAGVVDGILHSDEVPLYGSTGVEPDPEKLIALHKLAKRYYRKVGWSHTTLVAIYHGEKKMGKLFTKLSEIIIDEHQDWWGAQIGLETGSVRLARKIMPGKAAPYKIDQWHEIVVEAASIMHEIRLIPAITIIVGLPEEQPEDVIETIELIERLRPYRSLIVPLFYVPMSHVRSEKSGWLDKVNLYPEHIDLLKVVARHSIYWAKDIVNKFYFKGPQYAVVRLLVNYFINYVEKRLDRIEDDVECYKEELRKARAASRREILTFAS from the coding sequence ATGCCTTTGCCTAAAGTCGATGTCATTTTAACCGCTGACCGCTCGATGATGTCTAATTACCACCGCAAGGAGTTTTTAGGGTTCGGCACCACTGGGCCTATTTTTGTCGAATTGCCATTTGGACTTTCGGAGAGGTTCCACTCATATTTATTCGCCCCTAAGTTGAAGACAGACAAATGGGGTAGGCCTGTAGAGGCTCCGTATGGAATGAGGAAGATCGAGGCGAAGCTACTCGACGCTGGCATAAACGCCGCAGTGATAGACCCTGACCACGTACACAAATACCTCAAACACGCAAAAATCCTCATGTTGAGCCACCACGACTATTTCGGGCTTAATCCGCCCAGTAGCACATGGGGGGTGATCGTGGGGAAAGAGCCGATGAACGCCGTGTTTTTCAAGAGGTTTATGGAGAGGCTGTCGCCGTATATTTGGGAGGCGAAGTCCGCAAACGGGCTGAGGGTTATTGTCGGAGGCCCCGCGGCGTGGCAGTGGCTTTACTTCCCGGAGTTAGTGGAGAGGTGGGGCATTGACACAATTTTTGACGGAGAGGGAGAGAAGTTAATAGTTGATATTGTGAAAAACGCCCTAGAGGGCAAGCCGTTGCCCAAATACGTCTACGTGGGGGTATCGGAGGCGCCAAGCGTCGACGAGATCTCTACAATCAAGTATCCTAGTATAAATGGGCTTGTGGAAATAGGCAGGGGGTGCCCCAGGGGTTGCGCGTTCTGCTCTGTGACGTTGAGGGCAATGCGGTGGTATCCTCTTGAAAAGATAGAACAGGAGCTGAAGGTGAACGCCGAAGCTGGCGTAGTTGATGGAATTTTACACTCCGACGAAGTTCCGCTATACGGATCCACAGGCGTTGAGCCCGACCCCGAAAAGCTCATTGCGTTGCATAAACTCGCCAAGAGGTATTATAGAAAAGTCGGCTGGAGCCACACCACGCTTGTGGCGATATACCACGGCGAGAAGAAAATGGGAAAGCTTTTCACAAAGCTGTCGGAGATCATAATTGACGAACATCAAGACTGGTGGGGGGCCCAGATAGGGCTGGAGACGGGATCTGTTCGCCTCGCGCGGAAGATAATGCCGGGCAAGGCGGCTCCTTACAAAATAGACCAGTGGCATGAAATAGTCGTCGAGGCGGCATCAATAATGCACGAAATACGGCTAATACCCGCAATTACAATAATTGTCGGCCTCCCCGAGGAGCAACCAGAGGATGTAATAGAGACGATAGAGTTGATAGAGCGGCTCAGGCCTTACCGCTCCTTAATAGTGCCTCTGTTTTACGTCCCCATGAGCCATGTGAGGAGCGAGAAAAGCGGCTGGCTAGACAAAGTTAATTTATACCCTGAGCACATTGACCTCCTCAAGGTTGTGGCGAGACACTCAATATACTGGGCAAAAGACATCGTAAACAAGTTCTATTTCAAAGGGCCGCAATACGCCGTTGTTAGGCTACTTGTCAACTACTTTATAAACTATGTCGAGAAGAGACTAGATAGAATCGAAGACGATGTAGAGTGCTACAAAGAGGAGTTGAGGAAGGCGAGAGCCGCCTCAAGGAGAGAGATATTGACCTTCGCCAGCTAG
- a CDS encoding C2H2-type zinc finger protein, with amino-acid sequence MEAQLCYACTDQNYARPVTTVKCTICKKEVDWRHVVSHYIDHGKKSGNDVVCPICNSKVKSQQYKHHVRQHFAVKRERSYICGICGRSFISIRSLIVHIMKAHE; translated from the coding sequence ATGGAGGCCCAGCTGTGCTATGCCTGTACGGATCAGAACTACGCAAGGCCTGTGACTACTGTGAAGTGCACTATATGTAAAAAAGAAGTGGACTGGAGGCACGTCGTATCTCACTATATAGATCACGGAAAGAAAAGCGGAAATGACGTCGTTTGTCCCATATGCAACTCAAAGGTAAAGAGCCAGCAGTATAAACATCACGTAAGGCAACACTTCGCCGTTAAGAGAGAGCGGAGTTATATATGCGGCATATGCGGCAGAAGTTTCATATCTATACGATCACTCATTGTACACATAATGAAGGCGCACGAGTAA
- a CDS encoding CDP-2,3-bis-(O-geranylgeranyl)-sn-glycerol synthase, translated as MDLTVFFLLIWPPYVANGSAVFASRLKWRHPVDFGRNFIDGRRIFGDGKTYEGVAIGIATGTVLGYFPNLVYHVIGVFDAFVLSASAVLGDLIGAFIKRRLCMPRGHPAFPLDQLDFLLTAFLVYSLFREIPVVYVLAAVVITPVIHRATNYVAYLLKLKKEPW; from the coding sequence ATGGATTTAACTGTTTTTTTCCTCCTAATTTGGCCGCCGTATGTGGCCAACGGCTCAGCCGTCTTCGCCTCACGGCTCAAATGGCGCCACCCAGTGGATTTTGGGAGGAATTTTATAGACGGTAGGAGGATATTCGGAGACGGGAAGACTTATGAGGGCGTCGCCATAGGCATAGCGACTGGGACAGTGCTTGGCTACTTTCCCAACCTTGTATATCACGTAATTGGCGTTTTTGACGCGTTTGTGCTATCCGCTTCCGCCGTGTTGGGCGATCTCATAGGCGCTTTTATAAAACGAAGGCTGTGCATGCCCAGGGGGCATCCGGCGTTTCCCTTAGATCAGCTAGACTTTTTACTCACTGCGTTTCTCGTCTATAGCCTCTTCAGGGAAATTCCGGTTGTCTATGTTTTAGCGGCTGTGGTGATAACGCCGGTTATTCACCGCGCAACAAACTACGTCGCTTACTTGCTTAAGTTAAAGAAGGAGCCATGGTAA
- a CDS encoding V-type ATP synthase subunit F: MHIVIGDRSTVALFKLMGFEGKTIEDPAEALNFIKKSLDTYDAIFITSKIAKTIRRDLDEIRMRNPRKLLVEVPSVEEGMEREVNYLQIVRQVLGG; encoded by the coding sequence ATGCACATCGTCATAGGCGATAGGTCAACAGTGGCGCTTTTCAAACTAATGGGATTTGAGGGGAAGACTATAGAGGATCCTGCAGAGGCGCTTAACTTTATAAAGAAAAGCCTCGATACATATGACGCTATTTTTATAACGTCGAAAATCGCCAAGACTATTAGGAGAGACCTCGATGAGATCAGGATGAGAAATCCGCGCAAACTGTTGGTCGAGGTGCCTAGCGTTGAAGAGGGGATGGAGCGGGAGGTTAACTATTTACAGATTGTGAGACAAGTACTGGGAGGATAA
- a CDS encoding V-type ATP synthase subunit E, which translates to MSLFEDLIRAKIAELEELKKNLLVDIETRIRREAYALLNKFTGQITSVESEVTLERERIIYEALVNSRRKIAETYENLLKDLIDAVYSEIDKIRGTERYVKFLTFLIQNAINYIQSRDVIIYTSPKDRGVVEAIARSLGITGLISERDMRVGVVVTSRDGSVTVDYSLETIVANKLEELKHLLYLGIQ; encoded by the coding sequence GTGTCGCTCTTTGAGGACTTGATACGGGCTAAAATAGCCGAGCTTGAGGAGTTGAAGAAAAACTTGCTTGTAGATATTGAGACTAGGATTAGGCGTGAGGCTTATGCGTTGCTCAATAAATTCACTGGGCAAATTACAAGTGTTGAAAGCGAGGTGACTCTGGAGCGCGAACGTATTATTTACGAGGCCCTTGTGAACTCCAGGAGGAAAATTGCTGAGACGTATGAAAACCTGTTGAAAGATTTGATAGACGCCGTGTACAGCGAGATAGACAAAATCCGGGGGACAGAGAGATATGTAAAATTCCTTACTTTTCTCATACAAAACGCGATTAATTATATACAGTCTCGGGATGTTATTATATACACGTCGCCTAAGGATAGAGGCGTAGTTGAGGCTATTGCCAGAAGCCTTGGCATAACTGGTTTAATAAGTGAGAGGGATATGAGAGTCGGTGTGGTAGTGACCTCCCGCGACGGCAGCGTCACAGTGGACTACTCGCTGGAAACTATTGTGGCCAATAAGCTAGAAGAATTAAAACACCTCCTGTACCTTGGGATACAATGA